The following coding sequences are from one Vibrio syngnathi window:
- the ycfP gene encoding alpha/beta hydrolase YcfP: protein MIIYLHGFDSTSPGNHEKILQLQFIDDDVRFINYSTLHPKHDMQHLLKEVHKVIEQSDDPHPIICGVGLGGFWSERIGFLCGIKQVVFNPNLHPENNMVGRIDRPEEYEDIATKCVAQYRMKNKGRCLVVLSREDEIHDNTKTASALEDYYEIVWDEKENHKFKKISQHLQAMKAFKNA from the coding sequence ATGATTATCTATCTACACGGCTTCGACTCAACAAGCCCGGGCAATCACGAAAAAATACTGCAGTTGCAATTCATTGATGATGACGTTCGTTTCATCAACTACAGTACTTTGCATCCAAAACACGATATGCAGCATTTGCTAAAAGAAGTGCATAAAGTGATAGAGCAATCCGATGATCCACATCCAATCATTTGTGGTGTAGGTTTAGGTGGTTTTTGGTCTGAGCGTATTGGTTTCTTATGCGGTATCAAGCAGGTGGTGTTCAACCCGAATTTGCACCCTGAGAACAACATGGTAGGTCGAATTGATCGCCCAGAAGAGTACGAAGACATCGCGACTAAGTGTGTTGCTCAGTATCGTATGAAGAACAAAGGACGCTGTTTAGTGGTGCTTTCTCGTGAAGATGAAATTCACGACAATACGAAAACAGCTTCCGCTCTAGAAGATTACTACGAAATTGTCTGGGACGAAAAAGAGAATCATAAGTTCAAAAAGATCTCTCAACACTTACAGGCAATGAAAGCGTTTAAAAACGCTTAA
- a CDS encoding phosphotransferase has protein sequence MAIFSWSEAKLLDTSLSSLDGYFSEPPIRAQTLTGGLTNRCWKLVLADGTAYVWRPITPITKAFFISRHEEYQVLSAIERLDIGPSPIVVNEQGLLVEWIAGETLYEGLEQDDLLKTLISVHLVNTARLPLQPFSYTARVDHYWLQLDAVHKTETCTKIYQEWRVAPSIPSVGLSLCHFDLGGYNLVKNQDGIKIIDWEYAALADPRLDLTLTIAVARLPVTEAVNKYCQLRGIHDPQSWLDGVEAWLPRSQMMAMLWYLLAHQLWGDDSYLGEAEALSHTLCSYDHV, from the coding sequence ATGGCGATTTTTTCTTGGTCTGAAGCAAAGCTTCTTGATACCAGTTTGAGTTCTCTTGATGGCTACTTTTCTGAGCCTCCAATCAGAGCACAGACACTGACAGGTGGGTTGACTAATCGATGTTGGAAATTGGTTTTAGCCGATGGCACCGCGTATGTTTGGCGTCCAATTACCCCCATCACCAAAGCGTTCTTCATCTCTCGCCATGAAGAGTATCAAGTACTGTCTGCTATTGAGCGCCTAGATATCGGCCCAAGTCCGATAGTGGTCAATGAGCAAGGCTTACTGGTTGAATGGATCGCGGGTGAGACGTTGTACGAAGGACTCGAGCAGGATGATTTACTGAAGACGCTGATCTCAGTGCATTTGGTTAATACTGCGCGACTGCCGCTCCAACCGTTCAGTTATACGGCTCGAGTTGACCACTACTGGCTTCAGCTTGATGCGGTTCATAAGACTGAAACCTGCACTAAGATTTATCAAGAGTGGCGCGTGGCTCCAAGTATCCCAAGTGTAGGCCTGTCTTTGTGTCATTTTGATCTCGGTGGCTATAACCTTGTGAAGAATCAAGATGGGATTAAGATCATTGACTGGGAATACGCAGCGCTAGCAGACCCAAGGCTTGATCTTACGCTGACTATTGCTGTTGCCCGATTACCAGTTACAGAAGCTGTTAATAAGTACTGTCAGCTAAGAGGTATCCATGATCCCCAATCGTGGCTTGACGGAGTAGAAGCCTGGTTACCAAGAAGCCAAATGATGGCAATGCTGTGGTATTTACTTGCTCATCAGCTATGGGGCGATGACAGTTATTTGGGTGAAGCAGAGGCTCTTAGTCACACTTTATGTAGCTATGATCACGTTTAG
- the lpoB gene encoding penicillin-binding protein activator LpoB: MKKSVIALLGLAVILGGCSNKVSYGDAQSVETTTIDFGSTDLQTIAGEMVDSMMASGSVSYITREQRPIVFVERIKNKTSEHIDTESITDTISTKMLNSGKFRFVDMDRVESVREQLNFQNNDELVNQSSAIQFGKMVGAQYMLYGNLSSIVKKAGSDEDVYYKMTMRLMDLESGLIEWADETEIRKQQSKSLLGF; encoded by the coding sequence ATGAAAAAGAGTGTCATTGCGCTACTAGGTTTAGCGGTTATTTTAGGCGGTTGTTCAAACAAGGTAAGCTACGGTGATGCACAATCAGTAGAAACCACGACAATCGATTTCGGTTCAACTGACCTTCAAACGATTGCGGGCGAAATGGTCGATAGCATGATGGCGTCTGGTTCTGTGTCTTACATTACTCGTGAGCAACGTCCAATCGTGTTCGTAGAGCGAATCAAGAACAAAACAAGTGAGCACATCGATACTGAGTCAATCACTGATACCATCAGTACTAAAATGCTGAACTCTGGTAAGTTCCGTTTCGTTGATATGGACCGTGTAGAGTCTGTTCGTGAGCAATTGAACTTCCAAAACAATGATGAGCTTGTAAATCAAAGCTCAGCAATTCAATTTGGTAAAATGGTTGGTGCTCAGTACATGTTGTATGGCAACCTATCAAGCATCGTTAAGAAAGCGGGCAGCGACGAAGACGTATACTACAAAATGACTATGCGCCTAATGGATCTTGAGTCTGGCTTGATTGAATGGGCTGACGAGACTGAAATCCGTAAGCAACAATCTAAGAGCTTACTGGGCTTTTAA
- a CDS encoding YcfL family protein: MKKWLVSLAAVMALAGCADNTAGVRVDSQTQNVFFGDKVLGSRLQVEDIRTDLVDGHTRGIVRLNSNYKGDQHILYRFYWYDDAGLEVNLKQGPWKQAIVRGFESISLSEVSVNPKATQFRVQFREQ, from the coding sequence ATGAAAAAGTGGTTAGTGAGCTTAGCAGCGGTTATGGCTCTGGCTGGTTGTGCTGATAATACAGCTGGCGTAAGGGTAGATAGTCAAACTCAGAACGTTTTCTTTGGTGATAAGGTATTGGGTAGCCGCTTACAGGTTGAAGATATCCGTACTGACCTCGTCGACGGTCATACGCGAGGAATCGTGCGTTTAAACAGTAACTATAAAGGCGATCAACATATCCTTTATCGCTTTTACTGGTACGACGATGCTGGTCTTGAGGTCAACCTAAAACAAGGTCCTTGGAAGCAAGCGATTGTTCGTGGCTTTGAAAGTATTTCGTTGTCGGAAGTGTCGGTAAATCCGAAAGCGACTCAGTTCAGAGTTCAGTTCAGAGAGCAGTAA